In Hippoglossus hippoglossus isolate fHipHip1 chromosome 24, fHipHip1.pri, whole genome shotgun sequence, a single genomic region encodes these proteins:
- the si:dkey-1j5.4 gene encoding leucine-rich repeat-containing protein 15: MQFSVWWMLVILWVAQTVESCPDLCKCSRKSGPEKSEVNCYRTGLLDFPSDLPADAWILKLGENGITDLKADVLRSTPKIESVNLDRNVIDSIHPQAFSGAKQLMLLNLYSNHITSLPPRGFQDLLNLRFLMLGQNQIGVLKAEMFAGLKNLSDLDLPLNALTSLPSNAFKPLTALKVLDLSMNLIQRMSPKAFNGLRQLMFLNLDNNSLKTVPPGAFKPLQSLEMLVLDNNLLFSLRPSSLDGLDNLQELYLRKNNLEHLPPDVFRSMPKLSQLALSGNRLKTVDGNMFTHMPNLKKLHVHDNPWRCDCNLSSLVQWMGQTKATLSPRTALKCLSPPELQNKSLASLKDDQLLCRA; the protein is encoded by the exons ATGCAGTTCTCCGTGTGGTGGATGCTGGTGATCCTATGGGTGGCACAGACTGTGGAGAGCTGTCCTGACCTCTGTAAATGCTCCAGGAAGTCTGGTCCAGAAAAGTCAGAGGTCAACTGTTACAGGACGGGTCTTCTGGATTTCCCCTCCGATCTGCCTGCTGACGCTTGGATCCTCAAACTTG GTGAGAATGGTATCACGGACCTGAAGGCTGACGTTCTGAGATCAACTCCAAAGATTGAGAGTGTCAACCTGGACCGAAACGTCATCGATTCCATCCACCCTCAGGCCTTCTCCGGTGCAAAACAACTTATGCTTCTCAATCTTTACAGCAACCACATCACCAGCCTTCCACCGAGGGGATTCCAG GACCTCCTGAACCTCCGCTTCCTCATGTTGGGACAGAACCAGATAGGCGTCCTCAAAGCTGAGATGTTTGCTGGTTTAAAGAACCTGTCAGATCTTGATCTTCCTCTCAATGCGCTCACCTCTCTCCCATCAAATGCCTTCAAGCCTCTCACCGCCCTCAAAGTTCTGGACCTTTCAATGAACCTCATTCAGAGGATGTCTCCCAAGGCCTTCAATGGCCTCAGGCAGCTCATGTTCCTCAACTTGGATAATAACAG TCTGAAGACCGTTCCTCCTGGAGCCTTCAAACCGCTGCAATCTCTGGAGATGTTGGTCCTGGACAACAACCTTCTGTTCTCACTGAGGCCGTCATCTTTGGATGGCCTGGACAACCTACAG GAGCTCTACCTGAGGAAGAACAATCTGGAGCACCTGCCACCTGATGTGTTCAGGAGCATGCCCAAGCTTTCTCAGCTGGCTCTCAGTGGAAACCGCCTGAAGACAGTGGACGGAAACATGTTCACCCATATGCCCA aCCTGAAGAAGCTGCACGTCCATGACAATCCGTGGCGGTGTGACTGTAACCTCAGCTCCTTGGTGCAGTGGATGGGACAGACCAAGGCCACCCTGTCTCCTCGGACGGCCCTGAAATGCTTGAGCCCTCCAGAGCTCCAAAACAAGAGCCTCGCCAGCCTCAAGGACGACCAGCTGCTCTGCCGTGCCTAG